A genome region from Physeter macrocephalus isolate SW-GA chromosome 4, ASM283717v5, whole genome shotgun sequence includes the following:
- the LRRC39 gene encoding leucine-rich repeat-containing protein 39, producing the protein MSEYVVCTGAVNAVKEVWEKRIKKYNEDLKREKEFQQKLVRIWEERVRLTKLREKVTRENGRVILKIEKEEWKTLPSSLLKLNQLQEWHLHRTGLVKIPEFIGRFQNLIVLDLSRNTISDIPRAIGLLTRLQELILSYNRIKTVPKELSNCARLEKLELAVNRDICDLPQELSNLLKLTHLDLSMNHFTTIPPAVLNMPALEWLDMGSNRLEQLPDTVERMQSLHTLWLQRNKITCLPETISNMKNLGTLVLSNNKLKDIPVCMEEMTNLRFVNFRDNPLKLEVTLPPGENIDEEEERELFGLQFMHTYIQESRRAGNHVNCSTTLPNSINADG; encoded by the exons ATGTCAGAATATGTGGTTTGTACTGGGGCTGTCAATGCTGTAAAGGAAGTTtgggagaaaagaataaagaaatacaatgaaGACCTGAAGCGAGAGAAGGAATTTCAACAAAA GCTAGTGCGAATCTGGGAAGAACGAGTGCGCTTAACCAAGCTAAGAGAAAAGGTCACCAGGGAAAATGGAAGGGTCATTTTGAAGATAGAAAAAGAGGAATGGAAG ACCCTCCCTTCTTCTCTACTAAAACTAAATCAGCTACAGGAATGGCACCTTCATAGAACTGGCTTAGTGAAAATTCCTGAATTCATCGGAAGATTCCAGAACCTTATTGTGTTAGATTTATCTCGAAACACAATTTCAGACATACCTCGAGCAATTG GACTGCTCACTAGACTTCAGGAACTGATTCTTAGTTACAACAGAATCAAAACTGTCCCCAAGGAACTAAGTAACTGTGCCAGATTGGAGAAACTTGAACTTGCTGTTAACAGAGATATATGTGATCTTCCACAAGAG CTCAGCAATTTGTTAAAGCTTACTCACCTTGATTTGAGTATGAACCACTTTACTACAATCCCTCCTGCTGTGTTGAACATGCCTGCCCTTGAGTGGCTTGATATGGGAAGCAACAGACTTGAACAACTTCCTGATACTGTAGAAAG AATGCAAAGTCTACACACATTATGGCTCCAACGGAATAAAATAACATGCTTGCCAGAAACAATCAGCAATATGAAAAATCTGGGTACTCTTGTTCTCAGCAACAATAAACTGAAAGATATTCCAGTGTGCATGGAAGAGATGACCAATCTAAG GTTTGTCAACTTCCGAGACAACCCACTGAAATTGGAAGTAACACTTCCTCCCGGTGAAAACATAGATGAGGAAGAGGAACGGGAATTATTCGGCCTTCAGtttatgcacacatacatacaggaGTCACGGAGAGCAG GTAACCATGTCAACTGCTctactactttaccaaactcTATAAATGCTGATGGATAA